The following proteins are co-located in the Candidatus Paceibacterota bacterium genome:
- a CDS encoding glycosyltransferase: MTKVLMISADEKVLQVESPVQARMKDYGSCFDELHIVVRSLKNPAITAAKISIAPNTFAYPTQSAGKASYMKDIVRVGGEVIAQAGLSPKDSVITVQDPFVTGSAALALAKRSGLPLHVQIHTDMYSPYFKDGFLNRFRILMSGRVLRAAKAIRTVSERTRAGLPTALRAKSSVVPVYIDLHEIRRAPISVDLHQKYPQFEKIALMASRITAEKDMPTALRAFAKALADRSEAGLVIAGAGPELENIKSLVSRLGLDESVVFEPWTDHDTLVSYMKTCDVFMLSSLYEGYGMALLEAHAAGATIVSTDVGIAPLLAGEVCEPKDADAFARSIVRAFSGELRNKNYVYPYPSRAAYLAEHAKDIERALP, encoded by the coding sequence ATGACGAAAGTGCTCATGATATCAGCTGACGAAAAGGTGCTTCAGGTAGAAAGCCCTGTTCAGGCGCGCATGAAAGATTACGGATCGTGCTTCGACGAGCTTCACATCGTCGTGCGCTCTCTTAAAAATCCCGCTATCACGGCGGCGAAGATTTCTATAGCTCCAAATACGTTCGCGTATCCGACCCAGTCGGCCGGCAAGGCTTCATATATGAAAGACATCGTGCGCGTAGGCGGGGAAGTCATCGCGCAGGCCGGACTATCGCCGAAAGATTCCGTCATCACGGTCCAGGATCCTTTCGTCACAGGCTCCGCTGCCCTCGCATTGGCAAAACGGTCGGGCTTGCCGCTCCATGTTCAGATTCATACCGATATGTACAGCCCCTATTTCAAAGATGGATTCCTCAACAGATTCCGCATACTCATGTCGGGTCGAGTGCTTCGCGCCGCCAAGGCGATCCGCACGGTATCAGAACGCACCCGCGCCGGTCTGCCGACGGCATTGCGCGCCAAGTCGTCCGTCGTGCCGGTCTACATAGACCTTCATGAGATAAGGAGAGCGCCGATCTCTGTCGATCTCCATCAAAAATATCCTCAATTCGAAAAGATCGCGCTCATGGCATCGCGCATCACCGCTGAAAAAGATATGCCGACGGCGTTGCGCGCATTCGCAAAAGCTCTCGCCGATCGCTCGGAGGCAGGTCTCGTCATCGCCGGCGCCGGTCCGGAGCTCGAGAATATCAAATCGCTCGTAAGCAGGCTCGGTCTCGACGAAAGCGTCGTCTTCGAGCCGTGGACAGACCATGATACTCTTGTCTCATATATGAAGACATGCGACGTTTTTATGCTCTCGTCTTTGTATGAAGGCTATGGCATGGCGCTCCTCGAAGCGCACGCGGCGGGCGCGACGATCGTTTCGACCGATGTCGGCATAGCGCCTCTTTTGGCAGGGGAAGTCTGCGAGCCGAAAGATGCCGATGCGTTCGCCCGATCGATCGTGCGCGCATTTTCAGGCGAGCTTCGCAATAAGAATTATGTGTATCCGTATCCGTCGCGCGCAGCATATCTGGCAGAGCATGCGAAAGATATAGAGCGCGCTTTGCCGTAA
- a CDS encoding GtrA family protein: MDTALNVILFPYRRAMRIFRRSQFIRYIFSGGTASVLDVALVYVLVTYLNVYYLAAATFAMTVSFIARFLLQKFVAFQNDNKEEEKKQFFAYSILYFASLWATNAMLYVFVEKLHMDVTVSQVLAILIFAVISYFTYKLLIFRKKIS, from the coding sequence ATGGATACCGCTCTGAATGTCATCCTCTTTCCGTACCGGCGGGCGATGCGCATATTCCGCCGATCGCAGTTTATCCGCTATATCTTTTCGGGCGGCACGGCCTCGGTTCTCGACGTCGCCCTCGTGTATGTCCTCGTGACGTATCTCAACGTCTATTATCTGGCCGCGGCGACGTTCGCTATGACGGTTTCATTCATCGCGCGATTCCTCCTCCAGAAATTCGTGGCTTTCCAGAACGATAACAAAGAAGAGGAGAAGAAGCAGTTCTTCGCGTACAGCATCCTCTATTTCGCGAGCCTTTGGGCGACGAATGCCATGCTCTACGTATTCGTCGAGAAGCTCCATATGGATGTCACGGTCTCGCAGGTTCTCGCCATACTCATATTCGCCGTCATCAGTTATTTCACCTATAAGTTGCTTATATTCAGGAAGAAGATCTCATGA
- a CDS encoding glycosyltransferase family 4 protein, giving the protein MRLLFITQALDLDDPVLSAYHRLVNETAKNFDSVVAVCLKKGRCELPANVTIRSLGKERGGSRLAAKLRYVSRFYKYVFAERYDAVFVHMNQEYILLGGPFWKMMGKRIYMWRNHHAGSLLTDIAAAFCAKVFCTSRFSYTAKYKKTVLMPVGIDTQTFKPVPDTRRIPGSILFLARMAPVKKPDLFIEILLRLEKSNVPFTASLYGDPLPKDEIFYKLLQEKVAALGLGDKTVFYHGVPNGATPGIYSAHDVSVNLSSSGMYDKTIFEAMACETLVVATNKNLDGLVPAEFVAKEGDAEEIAGKISHLLGLSALEKDSYRKKLRATAEAKHSLAMLGKRLAEEVVERII; this is encoded by the coding sequence ATGAGGCTTCTTTTTATAACTCAAGCCCTCGACCTCGACGATCCGGTGCTTTCGGCGTATCACCGGCTCGTCAACGAAACGGCCAAGAATTTCGATTCCGTAGTCGCCGTCTGCCTGAAAAAAGGGCGATGCGAATTGCCGGCGAATGTTACGATCCGCTCTTTGGGCAAAGAAAGGGGCGGCAGCCGATTGGCCGCCAAGCTCCGCTACGTCTCTCGTTTCTACAAATATGTATTCGCGGAACGATATGACGCGGTCTTCGTCCACATGAATCAGGAATATATCCTGCTCGGCGGACCGTTCTGGAAGATGATGGGGAAGCGCATATACATGTGGAGGAACCACCATGCGGGATCGCTCCTCACCGACATCGCTGCTGCTTTCTGCGCGAAAGTATTCTGTACGTCTCGATTCTCGTACACGGCGAAATATAAAAAGACGGTTCTCATGCCCGTCGGCATAGACACGCAGACGTTCAAACCGGTACCGGATACAAGGCGCATTCCCGGCTCGATCCTATTCCTGGCTCGCATGGCGCCGGTAAAGAAGCCTGATCTTTTTATCGAAATCCTTTTGCGCCTTGAAAAGAGCAACGTGCCGTTCACGGCGTCTCTCTACGGCGACCCTTTGCCGAAGGACGAGATATTCTACAAATTGCTCCAGGAAAAAGTCGCGGCGCTCGGCTTGGGCGACAAGACGGTGTTCTACCACGGCGTTCCGAACGGCGCGACGCCCGGTATATACAGCGCTCATGATGTTTCGGTGAATCTGTCTTCGTCCGGCATGTATGACAAGACGATATTCGAGGCGATGGCGTGCGAGACTCTCGTGGTCGCTACGAATAAGAACCTCGACGGCCTTGTCCCGGCTGAATTCGTCGCGAAAGAGGGCGATGCGGAAGAAATCGCAGGAAAGATATCGCATCTGCTCGGGCTTTCGGCTCTGGAAAAAGATTCGTACCGCAAAAAGCTGCGCGCGACCGCCGAGGCGAAGCATTCTTTGGCTATGCTCGGCAAAAGGCTTGCGGAAGAAGTGGTCGAGCGGATAATCTAA
- a CDS encoding methionine biosynthesis protein MetW, translating into MDVKAFENRRWSGEDQAIQFRHRAALDLVPRGTVLDLGSGDGLLLSLLWKKKAITGKGLDLSEEGVKKANAKGLDTRVYDFGLNKLPFAEGSFDTVTLLDILEHLYDPGSVLKEAARVAKKNVVVGVPNFSSLPARLQVLLGRIPENNQPKKGHVYWFNKKALEKIAADAGLRLVELHTNTLFERVPVVGTITRLKARFWPSLFALSFVAKFEKRGN; encoded by the coding sequence ATGGACGTAAAAGCATTCGAGAACAGGCGCTGGAGCGGGGAAGACCAGGCGATCCAATTCAGGCACAGGGCGGCGCTCGACCTGGTCCCGCGCGGAACCGTGCTCGACCTCGGCTCGGGCGACGGCCTTTTGCTGTCGCTTCTGTGGAAAAAGAAGGCGATCACGGGCAAAGGGCTCGATCTTTCGGAAGAAGGCGTCAAAAAGGCGAATGCCAAAGGCCTCGACACCCGCGTATACGATTTCGGGCTCAATAAATTGCCGTTCGCAGAGGGGAGCTTTGATACCGTCACGCTCCTCGATATCCTCGAGCATCTCTATGATCCAGGTTCGGTATTGAAAGAGGCAGCGCGCGTCGCAAAGAAGAACGTCGTCGTCGGCGTGCCTAATTTCAGCTCGCTTCCGGCGCGACTGCAGGTTCTGCTCGGCCGCATTCCGGAGAATAACCAGCCGAAGAAGGGCCATGTCTACTGGTTCAACAAAAAAGCGCTCGAAAAGATCGCTGCGGATGCGGGATTGCGATTGGTCGAGCTTCACACCAACACTCTTTTTGAAAGGGTTCCCGTCGTAGGGACGATAACGAGGCTCAAGGCGCGCTTCTGGCCGTCGCTCTTCGCGCTGTCGTTCGTGGCGAAGTTCGAGAAGCGCGGGAACTAA
- a CDS encoding FkbM family methyltransferase has translation MSVNPLRKILWKAGLDFHKYRPKPNQLIWLKERGIKTVLDIGANTGQFAEEIRSVLPDAFIYSFEPLKDCYDELVASRAGDPRFQAFNCALGDRNAATDINRSSYSASSSLLKMAQLHKDLYPHTKGESTEAISVRRLDDIPEMRSARTEKNILVKMDTQGYEDKVILGGAEFLKSANALIVETSFVPFYEGQALFADIYKLLTSLGFTYKGGIDQRHDGKDGGILREDSLFVR, from the coding sequence ATGTCAGTAAACCCTCTCCGAAAGATACTTTGGAAAGCCGGCCTCGATTTCCATAAATACAGGCCCAAGCCGAACCAGCTCATCTGGCTCAAGGAGCGCGGCATCAAGACGGTCCTCGACATAGGCGCCAACACCGGTCAATTCGCGGAAGAGATCCGCTCTGTCCTTCCTGATGCGTTCATATATTCGTTCGAGCCTCTGAAAGACTGTTATGACGAGCTCGTCGCCTCGCGGGCGGGCGATCCTCGATTCCAAGCCTTCAACTGCGCGCTCGGCGACCGGAACGCCGCGACCGATATCAACCGCAGCTCGTATTCGGCGAGCTCGTCGCTCCTCAAGATGGCCCAGCTCCACAAAGACCTCTATCCTCATACCAAAGGCGAGAGCACAGAGGCCATATCCGTGCGCCGCCTCGACGATATCCCTGAAATGAGATCAGCCCGCACCGAGAAGAACATCCTCGTCAAAATGGATACGCAGGGCTACGAAGACAAAGTCATCCTCGGCGGCGCGGAGTTCCTTAAGAGCGCGAATGCGCTCATCGTAGAGACGTCATTCGTCCCGTTCTACGAAGGCCAGGCTCTTTTCGCCGATATATATAAGCTCCTGACTTCCCTCGGCTTCACCTACAAAGGCGGCATAGACCAGAGGCACGACGGCAAGGACGGAGGCATCCTCCGCGAAGACTCTCTCTTCGTGCGCTAG
- a CDS encoding putative nucleotide-diphospho-sugar transferase: MTYDFCTLTDKNFVYKCLALFDSIERHMPGSRLWVLCLDDESERLFKKLGKPGIKTVALVDIGNKDLEATRARTKQEFAWTCKPAIMSYLLERKVRGSLIFADSDLLFYSSVAPLFDAHPNASIMLTSHKFTPKKAPLADLVGYFNSGFIVFKDDETSKAALRKWKGQCIEWCFNYHDKGRHGDQSYLKTWPQEFSNIEEIPEKGVNLGTWNIDRYTIRQRGEGFSIDGEALVCYHFHGFIAYLDGNTVRPYPITVHHGKIYDAYIAALQKAQDEIASVEPSWKYGFAAEISPLRWIKQETTRIVRSICQ; the protein is encoded by the coding sequence ATGACCTACGATTTTTGCACCCTTACCGACAAGAACTTTGTCTATAAATGCCTGGCTCTTTTTGATTCAATAGAAAGGCATATGCCCGGCTCGAGGCTCTGGGTCCTGTGCCTCGACGACGAATCCGAAAGGCTTTTTAAAAAGCTCGGGAAGCCGGGCATAAAGACAGTGGCGCTCGTAGATATCGGGAACAAAGACTTGGAAGCGACGCGCGCCCGGACAAAGCAGGAATTCGCATGGACGTGCAAGCCGGCGATCATGAGCTATCTCCTCGAAAGAAAAGTGAGGGGATCGCTCATATTCGCCGATTCAGACCTGCTCTTCTATTCTTCCGTCGCTCCCCTCTTCGATGCGCATCCGAACGCGTCTATCATGCTCACGTCCCATAAATTCACGCCGAAGAAAGCGCCGCTCGCGGATCTCGTCGGTTATTTCAATTCGGGTTTCATCGTCTTCAAGGACGACGAGACAAGCAAGGCAGCGCTCCGAAAATGGAAAGGTCAGTGCATCGAATGGTGCTTCAACTATCACGACAAAGGCCGCCACGGAGACCAGTCATACCTGAAGACCTGGCCGCAGGAATTTTCGAATATAGAAGAGATACCGGAAAAGGGCGTGAATCTCGGCACGTGGAACATTGACCGCTATACCATCAGGCAGCGGGGCGAAGGATTCTCCATAGACGGAGAGGCCCTCGTCTGCTATCACTTCCACGGCTTTATCGCATATCTCGACGGAAATACGGTACGTCCGTATCCGATCACCGTCCATCACGGGAAGATCTACGATGCCTATATCGCCGCGCTCCAAAAGGCGCAGGACGAGATCGCATCAGTCGAACCTTCATGGAAATATGGGTTCGCAGCGGAGATCTCCCCTCTCCGCTGGATTAAACAGGAAACAACGCGTATAGTTCGAAGCATATGTCAGTAA
- a CDS encoding glycosyltransferase, protein MRLLYLNSENLYTQDTHLIQGFRELGHEVIEIAEKKESFSYSRLISRLRSEWRQGDVVIVGYPSPLLAIRAKLSTRLPIIFNAVSSQWEANVVSRGEIGFLGWKALKSYAIDFISFHLSSRILLESNAQIEYASRLFLVPKSKCVLSYSGIDERDFFYDASVQKRPDFTVLFRGRFLPESGILTVIEAAKRLEDSEIRFLVIGHGFMYRKVNALLVELAPRNLEHIHDRLPAHELRRRMLECHISLGQLARHPRLDRTLPCKLFESIALKLPYLTGRNKAIFEVLEENVTCAAVEPASADELVAKIIALKENPDTCERLAAAGYDLYKSRLTSKKLAEGVFTAITKTA, encoded by the coding sequence ATGAGACTCCTCTACCTCAACAGCGAAAACCTCTATACCCAGGATACTCACCTCATTCAGGGCTTTCGCGAGCTCGGGCATGAGGTCATCGAGATAGCCGAAAAGAAGGAGAGCTTTTCCTATAGCCGCCTCATATCGCGCCTCCGAAGCGAATGGCGCCAGGGAGACGTCGTCATCGTCGGATACCCCTCTCCTCTCCTCGCGATCCGTGCGAAACTTTCGACCCGTTTGCCGATCATATTCAACGCCGTGTCGTCGCAGTGGGAAGCGAACGTCGTCTCGCGCGGCGAGATCGGGTTCTTGGGCTGGAAAGCGCTCAAATCGTATGCGATAGACTTCATTTCATTCCATCTTTCCTCGCGGATACTCCTCGAAAGCAATGCGCAGATCGAATATGCGAGCCGATTGTTCTTGGTCCCGAAGAGCAAATGCGTCCTCTCGTATTCGGGCATAGACGAAAGGGATTTCTTCTATGATGCATCGGTGCAGAAGCGGCCTGATTTCACCGTGCTCTTCCGTGGCCGATTCCTGCCGGAATCAGGCATCCTCACCGTCATAGAGGCGGCGAAAAGGCTCGAGGATTCGGAAATCAGATTCCTCGTCATAGGGCACGGCTTTATGTATCGGAAAGTAAATGCGCTCCTCGTAGAGCTCGCTCCGAGAAATCTCGAGCATATCCATGACAGGCTTCCCGCGCATGAATTGCGGCGGCGGATGCTCGAATGCCATATATCGCTCGGCCAGCTCGCGCGGCATCCGAGGCTCGATCGCACCCTGCCGTGCAAGCTCTTCGAAAGCATCGCCTTAAAGCTTCCCTACCTTACCGGCAGGAATAAGGCGATATTCGAAGTCCTCGAAGAAAACGTGACCTGCGCCGCCGTCGAGCCTGCATCGGCAGACGAGCTCGTCGCGAAGATCATCGCCCTTAAAGAGAATCCTGATACGTGTGAAAGGCTCGCGGCGGCAGGATATGATCTCTACAAATCGCGCCTGACCTCAAAGAAGCTCGCCGAGGGCGTATTCACCGCGATAACGAAAACTGCATGA
- a CDS encoding methyltransferase domain-containing protein, whose product MKSYSIIRDGEYRNLRGISLDGAILDLGGNIGSEYHSLIGGSHAFTTVNIDRSHPCDMIFDIQEKFPLETGSFDAVISMNVFEHIYGFHNAFSESARVLKAGGTFVFAVPFMHHIHGCPDDYMRYTKSTLEKLLLENGFKRMDIREIGYGICSLVYQSASGALPRIIKPAFKAVAVGIDKALLKIIPRYRAMAERIPLGYFVVAHK is encoded by the coding sequence ATGAAATCCTACTCCATCATTCGCGACGGAGAGTACCGTAACCTGCGCGGCATCTCTCTCGACGGGGCGATCCTCGACCTCGGCGGCAATATCGGGTCCGAATATCACAGCCTCATCGGAGGCTCGCACGCGTTTACGACCGTGAACATAGATCGGTCGCATCCGTGCGACATGATATTCGACATTCAGGAGAAATTCCCGCTCGAGACCGGTTCGTTCGATGCGGTCATTTCTATGAACGTATTCGAGCATATCTATGGATTCCATAACGCATTTTCGGAGTCGGCGCGCGTGCTGAAGGCGGGCGGCACGTTCGTATTCGCCGTGCCGTTCATGCACCACATCCACGGCTGTCCTGACGATTACATGCGATACACCAAGTCCACGCTCGAAAAGCTCCTTCTCGAAAACGGATTCAAGCGTATGGACATACGCGAGATCGGCTACGGCATATGTTCGCTGGTCTACCAATCCGCGTCGGGAGCGTTGCCGCGGATCATAAAACCGGCCTTCAAGGCGGTCGCCGTCGGCATAGACAAGGCCTTGCTCAAGATCATTCCTCGCTATCGCGCCATGGCGGAAAGGATACCGCTCGGCTATTTCGTGGTGGCCCATAAATAA
- a CDS encoding glycosyltransferase family 4 protein encodes MKRRLFLVFHGRFPGEKAASLFAAKSAEAFADVGLEVTVLVPKRKGVDSQTAYDYFGVRNVFSIVEIPATELSPVFRKISFWMSYRSFSKGIVAYIKAHAVSDDIVYSNETLPLLAASRVAGNTFYEMHDFPESKLALFGRFLKKMKWVLVHNKWKMEKVERAFGISAERMLYEPNAVDIGAFDISVSKEEARKKLGLPPDKKIAVYTGHLYGWKGVDALAQAAGMLADDFLAVFVGGTDADVAAFKSKYGDSPRILIAGHKKYAEIPVWQKAADVLALPNSGKEAISLYYTSPMKLFEYMASRRPIVASDIPSIREIVDGSSASLVPPDDAKALADAIRTLASDSQGGEALAQSAFARVSSHTWEKRARRILSFIEKNG; translated from the coding sequence ATGAAGCGCCGACTTTTTCTCGTATTCCATGGCAGGTTCCCGGGCGAGAAAGCAGCCTCTCTTTTCGCGGCGAAAAGCGCCGAGGCTTTTGCGGATGTCGGTCTCGAGGTGACGGTTCTTGTTCCAAAAAGGAAGGGTGTCGATAGCCAGACTGCATATGACTATTTCGGCGTGAGGAATGTTTTTTCGATCGTCGAGATACCTGCCACCGAATTGTCGCCGGTCTTCCGGAAGATATCGTTCTGGATGAGCTACCGCTCGTTCTCAAAGGGTATTGTTGCCTATATAAAAGCTCATGCAGTCTCTGACGACATCGTCTATTCGAACGAAACCTTGCCTCTGCTCGCCGCGTCGCGCGTCGCGGGAAATACTTTCTATGAAATGCACGATTTTCCGGAGAGCAAGCTCGCGCTCTTCGGCCGATTTTTGAAAAAGATGAAATGGGTGCTCGTCCATAACAAATGGAAGATGGAAAAGGTCGAGAGGGCATTCGGCATCTCTGCCGAGCGCATGCTCTATGAGCCGAATGCGGTAGATATAGGAGCTTTCGATATCTCCGTGTCTAAAGAAGAAGCTCGAAAGAAGCTTGGTTTGCCTCCGGATAAAAAGATCGCCGTGTATACAGGGCATCTCTATGGCTGGAAGGGCGTGGATGCGCTCGCGCAGGCAGCAGGCATGCTCGCCGATGATTTTCTTGCCGTATTCGTGGGCGGTACCGATGCCGACGTCGCAGCGTTCAAATCGAAATACGGCGACTCGCCGCGGATTCTGATCGCAGGCCACAAAAAGTACGCTGAAATCCCTGTCTGGCAAAAGGCCGCTGACGTTCTGGCGCTTCCTAATTCGGGTAAAGAAGCGATATCTCTCTACTACACGTCGCCGATGAAGCTGTTCGAATACATGGCGAGCCGGAGGCCGATCGTCGCATCCGACATCCCATCCATCCGCGAGATCGTGGACGGATCGTCGGCGTCTCTGGTCCCGCCTGATGATGCAAAAGCCCTCGCGGATGCGATCCGGACGCTCGCTTCTGATTCTCAAGGGGGAGAGGCTCTCGCCCAGAGCGCTTTCGCGCGGGTTTCCAGTCATACATGGGAGAAGCGCGCCCGTCGCATCCTTTCTTTCATAGAAAAAAATGGTTAA
- a CDS encoding glycosyltransferase family 39 protein, which translates to MVKDFVARYKVEVIIFCIALAARLVLFSIVFAHNDGNLLNSIHGDDGYYELSQGILNGHGMTWDTQPPFAPNPLRPPVWPYLIAFFAGVFKTYWAVFAFELVLGSLIPVLAYRVARMLFGHRIGKWTAIIMCVEPYLMLFSIILYTETCFMFFFLLFLIFLIRYIERPTIRSALYAGLTLGLATMVKPTVQYLPILIPIALAIMWRERLRGPQQGGEGTALAKQCAIFLLMFLVVIAPWLVRNHQAFGVWGMSAQPEFNLYVYLAPTLLAIDNGTDFKTEYAAFVERGGFDPNSITLANADIYKSKGLDVIRDHKLALMKSGLITLVTFFTHDGMLTVLGYSGITIPNVVSKPVIQLASHPIELASVMARYAASPAVLIILLRLFWIAVTISFVYGACRYLRRGDKAAAAIMILIVLYFAGTTAINGFGVNARFRMPVDAIILGFALFGLFSIKRDNTRTEIPAAAR; encoded by the coding sequence ATGGTTAAGGATTTTGTTGCGCGCTATAAAGTCGAGGTCATCATATTCTGCATCGCCCTCGCCGCGAGGCTCGTACTTTTTTCCATCGTTTTTGCCCACAATGACGGCAATCTCCTGAATTCGATCCACGGCGACGACGGATATTATGAATTGTCGCAGGGAATCCTGAATGGCCACGGCATGACGTGGGATACGCAGCCGCCGTTCGCACCGAATCCTTTGCGCCCGCCGGTCTGGCCGTATCTCATTGCGTTTTTTGCGGGCGTGTTCAAAACATACTGGGCCGTATTCGCTTTCGAGCTTGTCCTCGGAAGCCTTATCCCAGTCCTCGCATACAGGGTCGCACGTATGCTCTTCGGGCATCGCATAGGGAAGTGGACAGCGATCATCATGTGCGTCGAGCCGTACCTCATGTTGTTTTCGATCATCCTCTATACCGAGACGTGCTTCATGTTCTTTTTCCTCCTTTTTCTGATATTCCTCATCAGATATATAGAACGGCCGACGATCCGGTCGGCGCTCTACGCGGGTCTGACGCTCGGCCTCGCCACGATGGTGAAGCCGACGGTTCAATATCTGCCGATATTGATACCGATCGCGCTCGCGATCATGTGGCGCGAACGTTTGCGCGGTCCACAACAAGGCGGCGAAGGTACGGCTTTAGCGAAGCAATGCGCGATATTCCTTCTGATGTTCTTGGTCGTCATCGCTCCGTGGCTCGTGCGAAATCACCAAGCGTTCGGCGTCTGGGGCATGAGCGCCCAACCGGAATTCAATCTGTACGTGTATCTCGCGCCGACGCTGCTCGCCATAGACAACGGCACCGACTTCAAAACGGAATACGCCGCATTTGTTGAAAGAGGCGGCTTCGATCCGAATTCCATAACGCTCGCCAATGCGGATATCTATAAATCGAAGGGGCTCGATGTTATCAGAGACCACAAGCTCGCGCTCATGAAATCAGGGCTCATAACGCTCGTCACGTTCTTTACCCATGACGGCATGCTCACGGTGCTCGGATATTCAGGCATTACGATACCGAACGTCGTTTCGAAGCCGGTCATACAATTAGCTTCTCATCCGATCGAGCTTGCATCGGTCATGGCGCGCTATGCGGCAAGCCCTGCTGTGCTCATCATCCTCTTGCGCTTGTTCTGGATCGCCGTGACGATATCGTTCGTATACGGCGCATGCAGATATCTCCGCAGGGGAGACAAAGCCGCTGCCGCGATCATGATTCTCATAGTCCTCTATTTCGCCGGTACGACGGCGATCAACGGATTCGGCGTGAATGCGCGATTCAGGATGCCGGTGGACGCTATCATCCTCGGATTCGCTCTATTTGGACTTTTTTCCATAAAAAGGGATAATACGCGCACTGAAATCCCTGCAGCTGCTCGATGA
- a CDS encoding glycosyltransferase: protein MKLSIVIPAYNEEKTLEEILSRVFAVSIPGWTTEIVVVDDASTDGTPDILKKHGKKLKSVRLDKNSGKGTAVLRGLSEATGDYIVIQDADLEYHPKDILSLVVALDVGGAAGKQAVYGSRNLYHEKREGFIFQRLGVWSITKMINVLYDADLTDVWTCYKLFPADAKKYFVPGRFESELIFTAALLRNGYDIREVPISHAPRTAAEGKKIRYRDGFRAIQLLFADRLGNIRKPQIRVTGDHSHIICCPFCKADLLKTENGLVCKTHGHFVVDESRRPILIEKGVYEHNSDQHESGVNWLKSFFKQFPKVYYSIWHMFCPVMMLVNGPRMVLDRVEEGSTVIDVGSGPERLGKEFINVDIFPFPEVDIVSDATQLPFKNDTIDAAVSESLFEHVPDAHKVAREMVRVVKPGGYVYVSAPFMHPYHASPDDFNRWTISGLKHMFSDLDIVESGVRSGPWSTFLMFLAYWLGVIFSFGSRKAAPFMAHVFMLVLGPLKYLDYIFIYIPGSDAVATHLYILGRKK, encoded by the coding sequence ATGAAGCTTTCTATCGTAATCCCCGCATATAACGAGGAAAAGACCCTGGAGGAGATCCTTTCCCGGGTCTTTGCCGTCTCTATTCCCGGATGGACGACCGAGATCGTTGTCGTTGACGACGCTTCGACCGACGGGACGCCGGATATACTCAAAAAGCACGGAAAGAAGCTAAAATCGGTCAGACTCGATAAGAATTCAGGCAAGGGCACGGCCGTCCTCCGCGGCCTCTCTGAAGCGACAGGCGACTATATCGTCATACAGGACGCCGACCTTGAATATCACCCGAAAGATATCCTGTCGCTTGTCGTTGCATTAGATGTAGGTGGCGCGGCCGGCAAGCAGGCCGTATATGGATCGCGTAACCTGTATCATGAGAAGCGCGAGGGATTCATATTCCAGCGCCTTGGCGTTTGGAGCATCACTAAAATGATCAATGTGCTCTATGACGCGGACCTCACTGACGTCTGGACGTGCTACAAGCTTTTTCCGGCAGACGCCAAAAAATATTTCGTGCCGGGCCGATTCGAATCCGAGCTCATATTTACCGCCGCGCTCCTCCGTAACGGCTACGATATCCGCGAAGTCCCGATATCCCATGCTCCCCGCACGGCTGCGGAAGGCAAAAAGATCCGCTATCGCGACGGATTCCGCGCCATACAGCTTCTCTTCGCCGACAGGCTCGGCAATATCCGGAAACCGCAGATCCGCGTGACGGGGGACCACTCCCACATCATCTGCTGTCCGTTCTGCAAGGCGGATCTCCTTAAAACCGAAAACGGCCTCGTCTGCAAAACCCACGGGCATTTCGTTGTGGATGAATCGCGCCGACCGATCCTTATCGAGAAAGGCGTATATGAGCATAACAGCGACCAGCACGAATCGGGCGTGAACTGGCTCAAATCGTTCTTCAAGCAATTCCCGAAGGTCTATTATTCGATCTGGCACATGTTCTGCCCGGTCATGATGCTCGTGAATGGCCCGCGCATGGTGCTCGACAGGGTAGAAGAGGGCTCAACGGTCATAGACGTAGGCTCCGGTCCCGAGCGCCTCGGCAAGGAATTCATAAACGTGGATATATTCCCGTTCCCCGAAGTTGACATCGTGTCTGATGCGACGCAATTGCCGTTCAAAAACGATACGATCGATGCCGCCGTGTCCGAATCGCTGTTCGAGCACGTGCCGGATGCGCATAAGGTCGCGCGCGAAATGGTCCGCGTCGTGAAGCCTGGGGGCTATGTATACGTTTCCGCTCCGTTCATGCATCCGTACCATGCGTCGCCCGACGATTTCAATCGCTGGACGATATCGGGCCTGAAGCATATGTTCTCTGACCTCGATATCGTCGAATCGGGCGTGAGGTCGGGGCCGTGGTCAACGTTCCTCATGTTCCTCGCGTACTGGCTCGGCGTCATATTCTCGTTCGGCTCGCGCAAAGCCGCGCCGTTCATGGCGCACGTATTCATGCTCGTACTCGGCCCGCTCAAATATCTCGATTACATATTCATATATATTCCAGGGTCTGATGCGGTAGCGACGCATCTGTATATATTGGGAAGGAAGAAATAA